From Triticum urartu cultivar G1812 chromosome 2, Tu2.1, whole genome shotgun sequence, a single genomic window includes:
- the LOC125536739 gene encoding LRR receptor-like serine/threonine-protein kinase GSO1, whose protein sequence is MTGAGVTARAVRRFSVIPAAWLLLLVLFSRVAAAAGDDGDVLLEVKSAFAEDPEGVLEGWSGDGGGSSDFCSWSGVTCDPAGLRVAGLNLSGAGLAGPVPGALARLDALEVIDLSSNRLTGPIPAALGRLRRLQLLMLYSNQLAGGIPPSLGRLAALQVLRLGDNLGLSGPIPKALGELRNLTVIGLASCNLTGAIPGGLGRLAALTALNLQENSLSGPIPADIGAMPSLQALALAGNQLTGEIPPELGKLSYLQKLNLGNNSLEGAIPPELGALGELLYLNLMNNRLSGRVPRALAALSSVHTIDLSGNMLTGGLPAELGRLPQLNFLVLADNHLSGRLPGNMCSGSNEAEPSTSLEHLLLSTNNFTGEIPDGLSRCRALTQLDLANNSLSGAIPPGLGELGNLTGLLLNNNSLSGELPPEIFNLTELTSLALYHNQLTGQLPDAIGNLKNLQELYLYENQFSGEIPETIGECSSLQMIDFFGNQFNGSIPASIGNLSELIFLHLRQNELSGLIPPELGDCHQLQVLDLADNALSGEIPATFEKLESLQQFMLYNNSLSGAVPDGMFECRNITRVNIAHNRLGGSLLPLCGSASLLSFDATNNSFEGGMPAQLGRSSSLQRVRLGSNALSGPIPPSLGGIAALTLLDVSNNALTGVIPDALSRCTQLSHIVLNHNRLSGPVPAWLGTLPQLGELTLSANEFTGALPVQLTKCSKLLKLSLDGNQINGTVPPEIGRLASLNVLNLAQNQLSGPVPATLARLSNLYELNLSQNHLSGGIPPDISKMQELQSLLDLSSNNLVGIIPASIGSLSKLEDLNLSHNALVGTVPSQLARMSSLVELDLSSNRLDGRLGDEFSRWPQDAFSGNAALCGSHLRGCGSGRSTMHSASIALVSAAVTLTIVLLVIVLVLMAVRRRGRHSGEVNCTVFSSTQGNTNRQLIIKGSARREFRWDAIMEATANLSDQFAVGSGGSGTVYRAELPTGETVAVKRFVHMDSDMLLQDKSFAREVKILGRVRHRHLVKLLGFVSQSDHGGSMLIYEYMENGSLYEWLHGGAGEGKKRVLSWDARLKVAAGLVQGVEYLHHDCVPRVVHRDIKSSNVLLDGDMEAHLGDFGLAKAIAENRNGGKECTESASLFAGSYGYMAPECAYSLKATEKSDVYSTGIVLMELVTGLLPTDKTFGGDVDLVRWVQSRVDAPSPARDQLFDPALKPLAPREESSMAEVLEMALRCTRPAPGERPTARQISDLLLHVTLDYYRAGEQKR, encoded by the exons ATGACGGGCGCAGGAGTAACGGCGCGGGCCGTGCGGCGGTTCTCCGTAATTCCGGCCGCGtggctgctgctgctggttctgttttcacgCGTGGCGGCGGCCGCGGGTGATGATGGCGACGTGCTGTTGGAGGTGAAGAGCGCGTTCGCGGAAGACCCGGAGGGGGTTTTGGAGGGCTGgtccggcgatggcggcggctcGTCGGACTTCTGTTCCTGGTCCGGCGTCACGTGCGACCCTGCGGGGCTCAGGGTGGCCGGCCTCAACCTGTCCGGCGCGGGGCTGGCCGGGCCGGTGCCCGGGGCGCTCGCGCGGCTCGACGCGCTCGAGGTCATCGACCTGTCGTCCAACCGCCTCACGGGCCCCATCCCGGCGGCTCTCGGGCGCCTCAGAAGGCTCCAGCTTCTCATGCTCTACTCCAACCAGCTCGCCGGCGGGATCCCGCCGTCGCTGGGCAGACTCGCCGCGCTCCAGGTGCTGCGCCTCGGCGACAACCTCGGCTTGTCGGGGCCAATCCCCAAAGCGCTCGGGGAGCTCCGGAACCTCACCGTCATCGGGCTCGCGTCGTGCAACCTCACCGGAGCGATACCGGGGGGCCTTGGGAGGCTCGCTGCGCTCACGGCCTTGAACCTGCAAGAGAACTCCTTGTCCGGGCCGATACCAGCGGACATCGGCGCCATGCCAAGCCTCCAGGCGCTTGCTCTCGCTGGGAATCAACTCACCGGCGAGATACCGCCGGAGCTTGGGAAGCTCTCCTACCTCCAGAAGCTCAACCTCGGGAACAATTCATTGGAGGGCGCCATACCGCCGGAGCTCGGAGCTCTGGGCGAGCTCCTCtacctcaacctcatgaacaaccGCCTCTCTGGGCGCGTGCCGCGCGCTCTCGCCGCGCTCTCTAGCGTGCACACGATTGACCTGTCCGGTAACATGCTCACTGGCGGGCTCCCCGCCGAGCTCGGCCGGCTGCCGCAGCTCAACTTCCTTGTGCTCGCCGACAACCACCTCAGCGGCCGCCTTCCGGGCAACATGTGCAGCGGCAGCAATGAAGCAGAGCCATCCACTAGCCTCGAGCACCTCCTGCTCtccaccaacaacttcaccgggGAGATACCGGACGGGCTGTCGCGGTGCCGTGCGCTGACGCAGCTCGACCTGGCGAACAACAGCCTCTCTGGCGCCATCCCGCCGGGCCTCGGCGAGCTCGGGAACCTGACGGGTCTGCTGCTCAATAACAACAGCCTCTCAGGCGAGCTGCCGCCGGAGATCTTTAACCTCACTGAGCTCACTAGCCTTGCATTGTACCACAATCAGCTCACTGGCCAGCTGCCGGACGCCATCGGCAATCTCAAGAACCTCCAGGAACTGTACTTGTACGAGAACCAGTTCTCCGGCGAGATACCGGAGACCATCGGGGAGTGCTCGAGCTTGCAGATGATCGACTTCTTTGGGAACCAGTTCAACGGGAGCATACCGGCGTCCATCGGGAATCTGTCCGAGCTGATCTTTCTTCACCTCCGGCAGAACGAGCTGTCGGGCCTGATTCCGCCGGAGCTCGGCGACTGCCATCAGCTCCAGGTTCTCGACTTGGCGGACAATGCTCTGTCCGGTGAAATCCCGGCGACGTTTGAGAAGCTCGAATCGCTCCAGCAGTTCATGCTGTACAACAACTCGCTGTCCGGCGCAGTCCCGGATGGCATGTTCGAGTGCCGGAACATCACGAGGGTGAACATCGCGCACAACCGGCTCGGCGGCAGCCTCCTGCCGCTCTGCGGGTCGGCGAGCCTGCTATCGTTCGACGCCACAAACAACTCGTTCGAGGGCGGGATGCCGGCGCAGCTCGGGCGGTCATCGTCGCTCCAGCGCGTCCGCCTCGGGAGCAACGCCCTGTCCGGGCCGATCCCGCCGTCGCTGGGCGGCATCGCCGCGCTGACGCTGCTGGATGTGTCGAACAATGCGCTCACCGGCGTCATCCCGGACGCGCTCTCGCGGTGCACGCAGCTCAGCCACATCGTCCTCAATCACAACCGGCTGTCAGGCCCCGTGCCGGCCTGGCTGGGCACGCTGCCGCAGCTGGGGGAGCTGACGCTCTCCGCCAACGAATTCACCGGCGCATTGCCGGTCCAGCTCACCAAGTGCTCCAAGCTCCTCAAGCTGTCGCTCGACGGCAACCAGATCAATGGAACGGTGCCGCCTGAAATCGGCAGGTTGGCTTCTCTCAACGTGCTGAATCTGGCGCAGAACCAGCTCTCAGGTCCGGTACCGGCGACCCTGGCAAGACTGAGCAACCTGTATGAGCTGAACTTGTCGCAGAATCACCTGTCGGGCGGGATTCCACCTGACATCAGCAAGATGCAAGAGTTGCAGAGCTTGCTGGATTTGAGCAGCAACAATCTGGTGGGCATAATCCCTGCATCGATTGGGTCTCTCTCCAAGCTGGAAGATTTGAACCTCTCTCACAATGCTCTGGTGGGAACAGTGCCGTCGCAGCTCGCCAGGATGAGCAGTTTGGTGGAGCTGGACTTGTCTAGCAATCGGCTGGATGGTAGGCTGGGGGACGAGTTCTCCCGGTGGCCGCAGGACGCCTTCTCCGGCAATGCTGCGCTCTGCGGCAGCCATCTGAGAGGCTGCGGCAGCGGCCGGTCCACGATGCACTCCGCGTCGATCGCGCTGGTGTCCGCGGCGGTGACACTGACGATTGTGCTCCTAGTGATCGTGCTTGTGCTGATGGCagtgcggcggcgcgggcggcacTCCGGGGAGGTGAACTGCACGGTGTTCTCGTCGACCCAAGGCAACACGAACCGGCAGCTGATTATCAAGGGCTCGGCGCGGCGGGAGTTCCGGTGGGATGCGATCATGGAGGCGACGGCGAACTTGAGCGACCAATTCGCCGTCGGCTCCGGGGGCTCGGGGACGGTGTACAGGGCAGAACTGCCCACCGGCGAGACGGTGGCCGTGAAGAGGTTCGTGCACATGGACAGCGACATGCTGCTGCAGGACAAGAGCTTCGCGAGGGAGGTGAAGATCCTGGGCCGGGTGCGGCACCGCCACCTGGTGAAGCTCCTCGGGTTCGTCAGCCAAAGCGACCACGGCGGCAGCATGCTCATCTACGAGTACATGGAGAACGGCAGCCTGTACGAATGGCTTcacggcggcgccggcgagggcAAGAAGCGGGTGCTGAGCTGGGACGCGCGGCTCAAGGTCGCGGCGGGCCTGGTGCAGGGCGTGGAGTACCTCCACCACGACTGCGTGCCGCGGGTGGTGCACAGGGACATCAAGTCCAGCAACGTTCTCCTGGACGGCGACATGGAGGCGCACCTCGGCGACTTCGGCCTGGCCAAGGCCATTGCCGAGAACCGCAACGGCGGCAAGGAGTGCACCGAGTCGGCCTCTCTCTTCGCCGGATCATACGGCTACATGGCACCAG AGTGTGCTTACAGCCTCAAGGCGACGGAGAAGAGCGACGTCTACAGCACGGGCATCGTGCTCATGGAGCTCGTCACCGGCCTCCTGCCCACGGACAAGACCTTCGGCGGCGACGTGGACTTGGTGCGATGGGTGCAGTCCCGGGTTGACGCGCCGTCGCCGGCCAGGGACCAGTTGTTCGACCCGGCGCTCAAGCCGCTGGCGCCGCGCGAGGAGTCGTCGATGGCGGAGGTCCTCGAGATGGCGCTCCGGTGCACCAGGCCGGCGCCAGGGGAGAGGCCGACGGCGCGCCAGATCTCTGATCTGCTGCTCCACGTTACGCTCGACTACTACCGAGCCGGCGAGCAGAAGCGCTAG
- the LOC125536740 gene encoding uncharacterized protein LOC125536740 isoform X2, which yields MPATPTIIGALLGLGTQMYSNALRKLPYMRHPWEHVLGMGLGVVFVNQLVKFDEKVKVDLDKMLERAKHANEQRYFDEDDD from the exons ATGCCGGCGACGCCGACCATCATCGGTGCCCTGCTGGGGCTGGGCACCCAGATGTACTCCAACGCCCTCCGGAAGCTCCCCTACATGCGCC ATCCCTGGGAGCATGTGCTGGGAATGGGTCTGGGTGTTGTGTTTGTAAACCAACTGGTGAAGTTTGATGAGAAGGTAAAGGTGGACCTTGACAAGATGCTTGAGCGTGCGAAACACGCCAATGAGCAGCGCTACTTTG ACGAAGACGACGATTAG
- the LOC125536740 gene encoding uncharacterized protein LOC125536740 isoform X1, whose product MPATPTIIGALLGLGTQMYSNALRKLPYMRHPWEHVLGMGLGVVFVNQLVKFDEKVKVDLDKMLERAKHANEQRYFGLCLFPPNILES is encoded by the exons ATGCCGGCGACGCCGACCATCATCGGTGCCCTGCTGGGGCTGGGCACCCAGATGTACTCCAACGCCCTCCGGAAGCTCCCCTACATGCGCC ATCCCTGGGAGCATGTGCTGGGAATGGGTCTGGGTGTTGTGTTTGTAAACCAACTGGTGAAGTTTGATGAGAAGGTAAAGGTGGACCTTGACAAGATGCTTGAGCGTGCGAAACACGCCAATGAGCAGCGCTACTTTGGTTTGTGCTTATTTCCTCCCAACATTTTGGAATCCTGA